The following are from one region of the Arcobacter defluvii genome:
- the lysS gene encoding lysine--tRNA ligase, whose protein sequence is MFENNYIQQRIEKAEKLREAGINPYSNESSRNCTIAKYLNVNSDILQIEEKRDENRNYTVAGRIKFFRLMGKAAFVKIEDESGMLQIYVSRDNLPEGFYNDIFKKNVEVGDIIEVSGFPFVTGQGELSLHADGLKILTKAISPLPEKYHGIQDKELRYRQRYLDLIMNSEVRKTFQIRSKVISLTRRFFENKGFLEVETPMMHPIAGGANAKPFVTHHNALGVDRFLRIAPELYLKRLIVGGFEAVFEINRNFRNEGMDATHNPEFTSIEFYWAYKTYKDLIVITKEYFEYLFEHLNLPTLLPYGELKIDFNKFTEIPLIQSLYEIGGVPQDIVEDKDKILAFLRANNLEANENMNLGQLQGELFDEYVEEKLINPTFITEYPVEISPLARRNDEKPHLTDRFELFIAGKEIANAFSELNDPLDQLQRFEGQMAAKNSGDDEAHEMDEDFVNALSYGMAPTAGQGIGIDRLVMMLTNEHSIRDVLLFPAMKPIKQEIDLLSDQEI, encoded by the coding sequence TTGTTTGAAAATAATTATATACAACAAAGAATAGAAAAAGCAGAGAAGTTAAGAGAAGCAGGGATTAACCCTTATTCAAATGAAAGTTCAAGAAATTGTACAATTGCAAAATATCTAAATGTAAATAGTGATATTTTACAAATCGAAGAAAAAAGAGATGAAAATAGAAATTATACAGTTGCAGGTAGAATTAAATTTTTTAGACTTATGGGAAAAGCTGCATTTGTAAAAATAGAAGATGAAAGTGGAATGCTTCAAATTTATGTATCAAGAGATAATTTACCAGAAGGTTTTTACAATGACATTTTCAAAAAAAATGTTGAAGTTGGAGATATTATAGAAGTTTCAGGTTTCCCATTTGTTACAGGACAAGGAGAACTTTCACTTCACGCTGATGGTTTAAAAATACTTACAAAAGCCATTTCTCCACTTCCTGAAAAATATCATGGAATCCAAGATAAAGAGTTAAGATATAGACAAAGATATTTAGATTTAATTATGAATAGTGAAGTTAGAAAAACTTTTCAAATTAGAAGTAAAGTTATAAGTCTTACAAGAAGATTCTTTGAAAACAAAGGTTTCTTAGAAGTTGAAACTCCAATGATGCACCCAATTGCAGGAGGAGCGAATGCAAAACCATTTGTTACTCATCACAATGCTTTAGGTGTTGATAGATTTTTAAGAATTGCACCAGAATTATATTTAAAAAGATTAATAGTTGGTGGATTCGAAGCTGTATTTGAAATTAATAGAAACTTTAGAAATGAAGGAATGGATGCAACTCATAATCCAGAATTTACTTCTATTGAATTTTATTGGGCATATAAAACTTACAAAGATTTAATTGTTATTACAAAAGAATATTTTGAATATTTATTTGAACATTTAAATTTACCAACTCTTCTACCTTATGGTGAATTAAAAATTGATTTTAATAAATTTACAGAGATTCCATTAATTCAATCTTTATATGAAATTGGTGGAGTACCACAAGACATAGTTGAAGATAAAGATAAAATTCTTGCATTTTTAAGAGCAAATAATCTTGAAGCAAATGAAAATATGAATTTAGGACAACTACAAGGTGAATTATTTGATGAATATGTTGAAGAAAAATTAATCAATCCTACATTTATAACTGAATATCCAGTAGAAATTTCTCCACTTGCAAGAAGAAATGATGAAAAACCACATTTAACAGATAGATTTGAGTTATTTATTGCAGGTAAAGAAATTGCAAATGCCTTTAGTGAGTTAAATGACCCATTAGACCAACTTCAAAGATTTGAAGGACAAATGGCAGCAAAAAATAGTGGTGATGATGAAGCACATGAAATGGATGAAGATTTTGTAAATGCATTATCTTATGGAATGGCTCCAACAGCGGGTCAAGGTATTGGTATTGATAGATTAGTAATGATGTTAACAAATGAACACTCTATTAGAGATGTATTACTTTTCCCAGCAATGAAACCAATTAAACAAGAAATAGATCTTTTATCAGATCAAGAAATATAA
- a CDS encoding CvpA family protein: MQGFAIFDLIIISITLILGLKGLFRGLIKEVFGIIGIIGAIFVASRISKETGDLLAPILVLENEATIKLIGFVVALVGVWLVVYSAGLVVSKIFSASGLGIIDRILGFVFGAAKIFLIFSVIAYALYQVHSFRKVIDEKFATSIVMPHLISVGSYIIKLDTDSIANSFDKAVKTVKDAPIIKDATSNIKEEVNSTVNDVQEAVKEEVIQQVEEKIEDSTNKTSEQVDAIKEKLKNIANKPEENQ; the protein is encoded by the coding sequence ATGCAAGGTTTTGCTATTTTTGATTTAATAATAATATCTATTACTCTTATTTTAGGATTAAAAGGTCTATTTAGAGGGCTTATCAAAGAAGTTTTTGGAATTATTGGAATCATTGGTGCAATTTTTGTAGCTTCAAGGATTTCAAAAGAAACAGGTGATTTATTAGCTCCAATATTAGTATTAGAAAATGAAGCAACTATCAAATTAATTGGATTTGTAGTTGCTTTAGTTGGTGTTTGGCTTGTTGTTTATAGTGCTGGACTTGTGGTTAGTAAAATATTTTCTGCAAGTGGATTAGGAATAATTGATAGAATTTTAGGATTTGTATTTGGTGCAGCTAAAATATTTTTAATTTTTTCAGTTATTGCCTATGCGCTTTATCAAGTTCATTCTTTCAGAAAAGTTATTGATGAGAAATTTGCAACTTCTATTGTAATGCCACATCTAATTAGCGTTGGATCATATATCATAAAATTAGATACCGATTCTATTGCTAATAGTTTTGATAAAGCTGTAAAAACGGTAAAAGATGCTCCAATTATTAAAGATGCTACTTCAAATATCAAAGAAGAAGTTAATTCAACTGTAAATGATGTTCAAGAAGCTGTGAAAGAAGAAGTTATACAACAAGTAGAAGAAAAAATAGAAGATTCTACAAATAAAACTTCGGAACAAGTAGATGCGATAAAAGAAAAATTAAAAAATATTGCAAATAAACCAGAAGAAAATCAATAA